A section of the Neorhizobium galegae bv. orientalis str. HAMBI 540 genome encodes:
- the rpsT gene encoding 30S ribosomal protein S20 produces MANTTSAKKATRKIARRTAVNKSRRSRVRGFIRKVEEAIASGDMTVAAEALKAAQPEIQRAATKGVLHSNTASRKVSRLAARVKALSA; encoded by the coding sequence ATGGCCAATACAACTTCGGCGAAAAAAGCGACCCGCAAGATCGCTCGCCGTACTGCAGTCAATAAGTCCCGTCGCTCGCGCGTTCGCGGCTTCATCCGTAAAGTCGAGGAAGCCATCGCTTCCGGCGATATGACCGTTGCTGCCGAAGCCCTCAAGGCTGCCCAGCCGGAAATCCAGCGCGCCGCCACCAAGGGCGTGCTTCACAGCAACACGGCATCCCGCAAGGTGTCCCGTCTTGCTGCACGTGTGAAGGCCCTTTCGGCCTAA